In a genomic window of Quercus lobata isolate SW786 chromosome 4, ValleyOak3.0 Primary Assembly, whole genome shotgun sequence:
- the LOC115985468 gene encoding uncharacterized protein LOC115985468: MDFAPPPIIAEMQAMKEQMEVMMNALKGRVSSDLDDLVNRTDSPFTTSVNSLPLPPKFRMPQIESYDGVKDPLDHLETFKTLMHLQGVLDEIMCRAFPTTLKRPARVWFNRLTPNSINTFKELSAQFTSHFIGGHRYKRSTACLMSIKQREDETLRAYITHFNKEALLIDEIDDKIFVAAFTSGLRKGKFLFSLHKNDPKTMTDVLYRTTKYMNAEDALLAHEEKPKKRERQEDMQQDRGERSLEPGINVMKNAPDPPLEDSPISPC; encoded by the coding sequence ATGGATTTTGCCCCACCGCCTATCATCGCAGAGATGCAAGCGATGAAGGAGCAAATGGAGGTCATGATGAATGCcctcaagggacgagtatcTTCTGATCTTGACGATTTAGTGAACAGAACTGACTCACCATTCACCACGTCCGTCAATTCACTCCCCCTGCCACCAAAGTTCCGAATGCCCCAGATCGAAAGCTAcgacggggtcaaggaccccctCGATCatctagagaccttcaagaccctgatgcaccttcagggggTACTAGACGAAATCATGTGTAGGGCGTTCCCGACCACGCTGAAGAGGCCTGCGAGGGTTTGGTTCAACAGGTTGACACCAAACTCCATCAATACTTTCAAGGAGTTGAGCGCCCAATTCACCTCACACTTCATAGGCGGACATCGGTACAAAAGGTCCACCGCGTGCTTGATGAGCATCAAGCAGCGAGAAGACGAGACACTGCGGGCCTACATAACTCATTTCAACAAAGAAGCCCTTTTGATTGACGAAATAGATGATAAGATATTCGTAGCCGCATTTACTAGCGGGCTACGGAAGGGTAAGTTCTTATTTTCCTTGCACAAGAATGATCCAAAAACCATGACGGACGTTCTCTACAGGACtaccaagtacatgaatgcagaagatgcattGCTAGCCCACGAGGAAAAGCCTAAGAAGAGGGAGAGGCAGGAGGACATGCAACAGGATAGGGGCGAAAGGTCGCTAGAACCGGGGATCAACGTGATGAAAAACGCTCCAGACCCCCCACTGGAAGATTCACCAATTTCACCTTGTTAA